TTCTTAGTGTAGCTTTTTTTACTATTGCATTGCTGGAACCGCCGGGAAATCTTGTTACCTTTGCATCCACACCGGTTTTTTCCATTACTGAATCATGAATCTTGTATAAATCCTTAAAGAATGCTTCTTCAGATGCATAAACTTCTTTATAATTATGAGAATATGTGTGAAGTGCTATTGCGTGCCCCTCGTCCACTATCTTCTTATACATATCGGAATTATGACCTATTACAAAGAAAGTAGCCTTTATATTATTTCTTCTCAGAATTTCCAGAATTCTCTCTGTATTATGAGGAGTCGGTCCGTCATCAAATGTAAGATATATTACTTTCTTATTTGCCAATTGTTCTGTAAGCTCTGATCTTAATGCTTCATTTTCATGCTCAAGTTTCATTAATGTATCATTAGTTTCTTTTTCCTGCCTGTCAAGTGCCGCAATCTCTGTCTTTAATCCGTTTATTTTGTCTGTTGCTTTCTTATCACTGAGTAAAATACGTCCTGCATCTCCCAGTGTAAGAACACTTACTGCCAATATAAGAAAAATCAGTATTTTTTTCATCACTTCTTACCTTCTTTCAGCTCTTTCAGATCTTTATTTTCATCTTCAAATCTTTTTAACTTTACCCCTGTGAGCTTGAATTTTTCCTCTTTTTCTTTTTTCTCGGCAAGCAGTTTAGTTACTTCTTCTTCCTTGACTTCCTTTTTTACTTTTACTACAAAATGCGAATAATACTCAGCTGCGCCTGAAATTACCAACACTGCTGATAATATTATCAGTACTTTTTTCATCTTTTCCTCCTTAAATTACAAGTTACCTGTTTAGCTCCTATCTGAATAATATCATTTATTTAAATTTTTTTCAATTATGTTTTATTATTAACTCCAATTTATATCTACCTAATTTCACATTTTTTTTAGTATTTCTCTTTATTTTTGAACGTTTGATCTATTTTCTGTTATTCATTAATATTGTACCAAAAATTAATCATTAAAAAAAATTAATTATTATTTTACTTAAAAAGATATTTTTTGACTTTTTATTCTATTTTTAGTATACTATCATGTAAGAGTTATCTTTTATATTACAATAAAACTAATTTTTTATATAAAGGGATGCCGTTATGGTATTCTCTTTTTTAAATAAATATATTAATTAAGGAGGAAAAAGACTTGAACTTAATGTGGCGTTATGCAAAAAAGTACAAAAATTATATTTTCTTAAATTTTCTATGTGTATTTAGTTTCATTCTTATTGAACTGGGACTTCCTACACTTCTAGCCAGAATAATTGACAAAGGTCTTGTTCCCAAAGACTTTGAAGTAGTAAAAACAACTTCTCTCTGGATGCTTGTGATTTGTTTTGTCGGACTTGCCGGACTTATTCTGCTTGCTTTCTGCGGGAGTAAAATCTCTACCAGTGTAATCAGAGATATACGTGATGATGTATTTTCCAAAATACAGGAATTCTCTCACGAGGAATATGATGACTTCGGTATATCATATCTTATTACAGCTACTACAAATGATGCATTTCAGGTAATGACTTTCCTGCAGATGATACTCCGTATGGGAATGATCACACCGCTGATGTTTGTATCCAGCTTTTTTATGATTATATATAAGAGTCCTTCACTTTCAGTTAGTGTTATTATGGCAGTACCATTTTTACTTATGGGAGTTATTCTCATAGGAAAATTTTCTGCTCCTCTGTCAGAGGCACAACAGAAAGGACTGGACAATATTAATACCAATCTTCGTGAAAATCTTACTGGACTAAGAGTAATACGTGCATTTATAAATGAAAAGTTTCAGGAAGGGCGTTTTGAAGCGATAAATAAAACATATTCAGAAATTTCAAAAAAATTGTTTAAACTTATGGCTGCTCCACTGCCGGGATTTTCTTTTATTTTCAACATTATACTTGCTGTAGTTATATGGTTTGGAGCAAAACAGATAGATATCGGTCAGCTTCAGGTAGGAGAACTTGTTGCATTTATTGAGTATATTTTTCATGCTCTGTTCTCTTTTATGCTGTTTGCTACTGTTTTTATGATGTATCCCAGAGCAGCAGTTTCAGCACACAGAATAGCCAGAATACTTGACACGGTACCAAGAGTAACTGAAAATGAAAACGGGATTACAGAAAGCACTACACATGGTTATATCACATTTGAAAATGTGACTTTTGCCTATCCCGGAAACAGTGACGAACCAATATTAAGAAATGTAAGCTTTACTGCCAGTCCCGGTGAAACAGTGGCTTTCATAGGCAGTACAGGAAGCGGAAAATCTACGCTTATACAGTTAATACCTAGATTTTATGATGTTACAAAAGGAAGAATAATAATAGACGGCACTGATGTAAGAGATTATAAATTAAGCGCCCTTCGTCAAAAAATTGGTTTTATACCGCAAAAGGCCCTGCTTTTCACAGGAACTATAGCGGAAAATATCAAATATGGTAAACATGATGCTACGCCTGCTGAAATCGAAGCTGCATCAAAAACAGCTCAGGCTCTGGATTTTATAAATCAGAAACCTGATAAATTCGGTGAATTTCTTGCCGAAGGCGGAAGCAATATGTCCGGCGGTCAGAAACAAAGACTTTCTATAGCAAGAGCAATAGTGAAAAAACCTGATATTTACATATTTGATGATTCATTTTCTGCCCTCGATTATCAGACTGATGCAAACCTTCGTACAGCTTTGGGGGACATTACAAAGGAATCTACTGTATTAATTGTTGCACAGCGTGTAAGTACCATAATGAATGCAGATAAAATACTGGTTCTTAATGAAGGAAATGTTGTTGCTGAAGGTACCCACAGGGAACTCCTGAAAACATGTGATATTTACTACGATATAGCTTCATCACAGCTTACAAAGGAGGAACTGGAATGAAAAAAGTTATTTCTAATTTAAAACGTCTGGGAAAATATATAAAACCATATAAAGGACATTTTATACTGTCACTTTTTCTTACAGTAATTGCTGTAGCAGCAAATTCGCTTATTCCTTTTATGGTAGGACTTGCAATTACAGAAATGGCTTCTAATGTAGCCGATATGCTGAAAGGAATAGAAGGAGCCGGAGTTAATTTTCCTTATGTTGGTAAAATAATAATAATTACCTCGCTGATTTCATTATTAAATCAGCTTGCCACATATTTTTCAAGCTTTTTTATGACTGATGTGGTACAGGGAAGTATGAAAGATCTGAGAACTGATATTGATGAAAAAATAAACAGACTTCCTATTTCATATTTCGACAGAAACCAGCAGGGAAATATATTAAGCAGAATTACAAATGATGTAGACACTATAAGTAACGCTATGCAGCAAAGTCTTATACAGATTATCACATCACTTTTAGGAATTGTATTATCAGTGGTTATGATGTTTATTTTATCTGTATCCATGACTTTAATTGCAATATTAATAATACCTTTATCTATTATAATATCAAGAGTTATTATAAAAAGATCCCAGAAATACTTCAAAGAGCAGCAGAATTCACTGGGAAATCTGAACGGATATGTACAGGAAGCTTATACAGGTTTTTCTGTTATCAAGCTTTATAATAAAGAACAGGATACACTGGAGGAATTCAAAAATATAAACCACAGACTGGCAGGATTTTCATTTAAGGCTCTCTTTAGTTCTGCACTTATAAATCCTCTTGTAGGACTGGTTGTTAACCTCTCATATACCAGTATGGCAATAATGGGAAGTTATCTTGTTATATTCGGTACTATGACAATAGGGGGATTACAGGCATTTATACAGTACATCTGGCTTATTAACCAGCCTATCAGTCAGATTACCCAGCTTACAGGAATTATTCAAAGTTCCGGAGCAGCTACAGAAAGAGTTTTTGAGATATTAGACGAAGAAGAGGAGACTCCTGATCCGGCGGACACTTTATTCCCTGAAACAGTAGAGGGAAATATCAGCTTTGAAAATGTTTATTTCAGCTATAATAAAGAAAATAAACTTATAAAAAATCTGAGTTTTGAAGTAAAAAGCGGACAGACAGTGGCAATAGTAGGACCTACAGGTGCAGGAAAAACCACACTTATTAATCTGCTTATGCGTTTTTACGATATAGACAGCGGTTCAATAAAAATAGACGGTGTGGATACCAGAGAGATGAAACGTTCAGATGTTCGTTCTCTGTTCGGGATGGTATTACAGGATGCATGGCTTTATCATGCAAGTATTTCGGAAAATATTCGTTTTGGTAAACTGGATGCCACGGAATATGAAGTGGTGGATGCTGCCAAAACTGCCAATGTACACCATTTTATCAGAACTCTTCCAAATGGTTATGATATGGTTCTTAATAAGGAAGCAAGCAATATTTCACAAGGTCAGAAACAGCTTCTTACTATAGCACGTGTTGTTATTGCCGATCCGAAGTTTCTTATACTTGATGAAGCTACGAGTTCTGTGGATACAAGACTTGAAGTGCTTATTCAGAAAGCCATGAAAAAAGTCATGAACGGGCGTACAAGCTTTGTTATCGCGCACCGTTTATCTACTATAAGAGATGCGGATCTGATACTGGTTATGAATCAGGGAGAAATAGTAGAACAGGGAACACACGAAACTCTTCTCGCAAATAACGGTCTTTACGAAAAGCTTTATAACAGTCAGTTTGAAGAGGATGAGTAGTTTATTATATTAATAAAAGAAATTTTATAATTTTAAAAAGAGATTATTCCAAAATAAGTGAATAATCTCTTTTCTTTTATATGAATACAGTATTTTCTTTCTTTTCCGCAAATTTAGTTTCAAGCATTACAGTAAAATTTTTCATCATTTCATTGTCAAAATACTTCGCTTCCACAGGACAGATTTTTACACACGCACAGCAGTGAATACATTTTTCTGCATCTGCTATTCTCGGGTTATCAAAGCTTATTGCAGAAACCGGGCATCCTTTTGCACATTTCATACAGTCATAGCATGTCTCTTTAGTTTCAGGCGCTGCTACAATTCCTGCTGATCTTTCTTTATACGGTTTATTCCCGAAAACCTTTAATATTCCGCCATCACTTCCTGTTTTGATTTTTTCTGCTGTTTTTACAGCGAACTCTTCTGCCTCTTTAATATCAGTCATATCAGGTCTTCCAGTCCCGACATTTTTTGAATATGAATGCTCACCTATAAAAGCTCCGGCAGATACCACTTCAAAACCTTTTTCAGTGAAAATATCCCTTGCTTCCAACACTGCATCGTCAAAATCCCTGTTTCCATACACAGCCATAATCACAACAGGATTTCCGCTTCCCTTTATTTTCTCTATAACAGGTTCAAGCAGCAGAGGAATACGTCCGCCGTATACAGGAAAACCAAATACGAGAATATCTTTATTATCAAGCGTAATTTCCCGCCCGCGTCCTTCCGGCAGTGTTAAATCCATCGTTTCCATCTCTGCTTCAAAAAGTTCCGAGAGTTTTTCAGCTGTTTTCGTTGTTAGTTTCTTAGTACAGTGTGTAGGACTAAAGTACACTGCTCTTATTTTTCTTTCCATTTTTTCCACCTCTTTATCTTCCAAAACTACAAAATTCTCTGATTACTAAAGTAATTTGTTAAATTGTATACCTGATTTACTTAATCTTTTTCTTTATTTTCAAACAATCGTTAATATGCATTACATGATGCCTTGTAATAGGGAGAAGCAGCAGTCCCGCCACGGTTTTCTTTCCCCAGAATTCCACAAGCCACACAGCTTCCTCCTTCTCGGAAACACTTTTTTCATCAAGAATCCTTTGAAGGGCATCCTCATCCATCTTCCTTTTCATATCTTTATAAGTAAGATTCCTGATAATTTCCCTTGTCTTTTTCCCCACAGCAGCTCTGTAATTCATTAACTCTTCCTTGTTTATTGCTTTGCTGAATTCTGCTATTTCTTCAGCAGTCAGTGCATTTCCGGTATCTGTTATGATACTGCCTGATTTCTTCAGCCAGTTATCTGTATTTATTACCTGATCACCACCGGCTATAAGAATATTGGCACATATATCTTCAATACGTGTAATATGCCAGATATTATATGCCATTGTTCTTCCTTTATAAGACGAAGAATAATTCTTGAATCCGTCATCGCTCACATCTGTTAATACTTCCTCCAAAAAAGAATATTCTCCGTTTTCTGAAACCTCAGGCATATGAACTATTGAATGAAGACTCAGACAAATATCCATTGCTTCCTGAAAATCCCCTTCCTTTTTTATAATGCTCCTTAACCTTGCCTGTTTAGGATTCCAGTCATTGTTAACACTAAACATATAAAAAAACCTCCAGAATTTTTGATTATTATAAATTATAACAGATATAAAAAATACGAACAAGTAACTTTACTAATATTATAACCCCAAATTTAGAATTTTGCGGCGGAAAATTTATCAAATATAAAAAAAGCTGCTCTTTTAAAAACAGCTTTTGTTTGCTATATGTATGGAAACTCCTCTTTTATTACTCTCAAAGCTTTATTGAGCCTTTCCTCATAATTTCCCGATATAAATTTTATTTTATCTGCAATGTTATGTTTTTTCAGTAATTCTGCCAGTATCTGTTTACCTTTATTACGTTCTTCATCACTGCCGTTTTTCCTCAGTCCGTCCTCCACCCACTGTACATCATTCTCCAGATACAGCCATAAATCATAATTTTGCCTCTTTATAATTTCATTTATAGCTGGGTCTTCACACCCCTCGTATAATTTACAGTAAAACTGTGTGACTATTGCTTCTGTGTCTATAAATACTATCTTATTGGAATATCTCACAGCTTCGTCTTCTAGCTTTTTCTGATGCATCGCTATTTTTATATAATCCTCATATTTAAGGTTATCCTCACTCCCGCCGCATTCCTCATAAACATAATTTCTGCCGTATTCTTCTGCCCATGATGTATTAAAAGCCTTGGCAAGAAACTTTGTAAGTGTGGTTTTACCGCATGACTCAGTCCCTATAAGCACTACTTTTCTGCAAAAAAACGGTCTGACTACTGCAGGAAGATATTCCCAGTTCTTATATGGATTCTCTCTTATCTGTGTTCCTGATATCTTATGCTCTGTTCTTTCCGGATCAATTAATACATGCTCAGCTTCAGACAGAAGGTCTTTGAAAAAACTGTCATAAGATGGTTCTCCCGAAAAGATAAAATCTATTTTTTCAGGAACTGTTTCTTTCAAAAGCCCTGTAAATTCTTTCCAGCCGTGAGGATAGGCAGGAATCTCACTTTCATCAAGGCTTCTTATCTCAATATGCCCTAAATCCTGATAAATCGTATGCAGCCACCTTAGCCTGTCTTTTACAGTAATCTCAGGAATACCGTATTCCTCACATAGTTTTTTATCCCTGCTGCTGTGGCACACTACCACTATGAGCTTATCTGTCTTTGTAGAACTTCTGTTTATAAAGTTTACATGTCCCAAATGCAAAGGCAGAAATTTTCCTATGATAACTCCTGTTTTCCCCATACTGCCCTCTCCTTTTTATATAGTTTTCTCCAGTTATAAAACCCGTAAACTGCATTTATAAGGTAAGCTGTCCACATCATTGTTATATTATAATCCGATTTTATAAAAATCCACATATATATTGCCACTATATCTATTATTATCCATACAATCCACTGTTCCATATATCTTTTTATCATTAGTATCATAGCTGTTACAGATAATACAGTGGTAAATGAATCTGCCATAGGAAGTGTATTATTAAGTTCCCCCAGTATTATTCCGTATACTATTACTGCTATTCCTGACAGTACCGTCCAAAGTATTATTTCCTTTACTGTCATTTTTTCTGCTTTTACTTCCTTGTTTTCGTCAATATTTACACTATTCTTTCCCCACATTATGAACCCTATTATCTGCATAGGAAGAAAGTAGAGTATATTCAGCATAGCTTCCCCGTAATATCTGGAATTATACGAAATAAAACCGTATAATACTACATTTATAATACCAAAATAGTAATTTGTGATTTTTCCCTTAGCTACAAGTATTACAGAAAGCATCCCTGTTATTGCTGTTATAAAACCTAAAACACCCTCTTTTGAATAAATTAATATTACTACATTAATAAGAGTAAAAATTACTAACCAACTTTTTTCAAATAAATTCCAATCTTTAAATATTTTCATAAAAACTCCCCGTTTCTCTATTTTATTTTTTCTTCAAAAGTCCCTTATATTATTCAAATACCAAATATTTACTTTCTATATCTTCCGAAAGCCATACCTTATTTTTGGAAATATAGAATTTTTTACCCTCTTCATACATTTTCCCTGAAAGCACTTTTATTATATATGATTTTCCATGTCTGCTGCCTACATTATATGCAGTGTCGCGATCCTCAGATAAATGAACATGCTGTCTCTTGATCTTCTTTAATCCTTTAGCCTTTATTGCTGCCAGATTTTGTACTGCTGTACCGTGATAAAGAAATTCCGGCGGCTTCACAGCTGTCAGCTCCAAGTCTACCTCTATGCTATGCCCTTGACAGGCTCTTATTTTTTTATAATCTTCGCTGAATTCATATCTCTTTTTATTATTAGTTTTCACTATTTCACTTAATGTATCGAAATTTATTCTTCTTCCTTTTTTATTCATGCCGCTGATCAGGTCTGCCACCTCTGCCCAGCCGTTTTCATCCAGTTTCAGATCTATTGTTTCCGGAGAATGTCTTAATACCAGACTTATGAATTTCCCCAGTTTTACCAAATCTCTAGCCATTTTTTCCTCCTTCCTCTTTCAAAATATCCTCTCTTAACTGAGTTAATATCTCTCCAAGATAATTTTTCCCGCACCATTTACTTCTTCTTTTGCTATCGGGATTTTCTTCGGAAAGCCCTATTCCCCAGATGGTATCATAGGGACTCGCCTCTACCAGTGTTTTTCCTTTTGTTTCCAGCAATGCACTCTTCAAGCTTTCATTTTGTGTGAATTTAGCGTAATTTCCGTTATATACTATATTTTTACACTGTCTTTCCCATATATCTTTATTAAAGTTCTTGACCTTTCTTCCCAAGTCTTTCTGTTCTCTGGGACTTTTAGCTTCAAGTATTTTCGCAGCTATTTTTTCATCTCCGAATAAAACAGCTTTCATATACATCATATACTGTTCAGCACAGTTAAATGATTTTCCCTTTACTTTAAATCCCTTCTTATACCATTGGGAAAAAGGTGAATCACTCTTCCAAAAAAATTCAAATTTTTCCATTTTCATCTTCATCTCCTTATTTTCTATAAATCTATTCCAAGTCTTTTTATTACGTCCGGATCTTCAATCCGAAACTCTTTTTCCACAGGCAGATACTCTTTTATATCCCTGCCCTCATCTCTCATTTTCTTTAGTTCTCTTACCATTGGTGTAATATCTTCTATATGTACAATCCAATTATTCACATAGCTGTCTACTATTTTATCCTTTATGCCGAGCTGAATAGCCCTGTATTCCATCGGCCCTCCAAAAACAGTTCTTTCAGGGTCCCATTGGCATCTTCCGGAAAAATTCCGTTTATCCTTTTCCCAATCTTCTGCTTTTTCATAAACTTTTCTGTCATAATGTGATAAAACCGAGTTTTTTAATATTGTAAGAAATCCTTCTTTTGTAATATCTATAGCAAGAATTCTTTCCTGTCCTTCTTTTTCAGCCCATCCTGCCCTGTACATCATCCATAAAAACGATGGTTTTATCCATGTCATCCTTGTTCTCTTAAAATGATTCCCGAATGTACCGAGTTCCAGTGCTTCATCAGCTATTTCATTTATATATGCCTGATAAACTCTTATTGTATTATCATCATAAAACGCATTTATTTTTCTCATAATTCTCTCCTTGTGTTCAAATATCACTTATATCGGAGTTAACTTTGAAAAGTCTCGATGGTCTGTGACCTGCTTCATCAGAAAATTTTTCTGTCTCCACCACCAGATCTTTTATTTTTCTTCTGAAATTAGCTTTTATCAATTCTTTTCCCAGTATTATTTCATAAACTTTCTGTAACTCTGTAAGTGTAAAGTATTCCGGCATTAAATTAAAAACCAGGTTTGTGTATTCTATTTTATTCCGAAGCCTCATAAGCGCGTATCCTATTATTTTTGCATGATCAAAAGCAAGTTCTCCATTTTCCTCAATCTTTATCCTGTTTTCTCCCCGCTCTTTATTATCCAGTATTAATCCTGCATTCAAAACTGTTTCTTCATTTTCAAGTCTGATTTTCAGCTTATCATTCCCCAAAAATTCATATGTAAGCTTAAACCATGAAACTGCCCTTGCATCTGTATCAGCTTTCAGCTCTGTATTTCCCTGCTTTATCAAAGCCATATATGCTGTACTGATTATTCTCATTCTTGGATCACGCCCTACATCCCCAAAGGTATACAGCTGTTCCATATATATATTTTCAAGATTTGTCTCCTCTTTTAATTCTCTGTATGCACTTTCTTCCACACTTTCGTTTATTCTTACAAAGCCTCCGGGAAGCGCCCATTTATTTATAAAAGGATGTTCTCCTCTCTGTATAAGCAGTAAATATAAATTTTGTTCGGGATTCTTTCTGTAGTTTCCCGTTTTCGTTTCAAATATACTGAATATCACATTGTCCACTGTGACTGACGGTCTCTTAAATTCAGAAGGATTATAGTTTTTTAGAAAATCCTCTTCGCTTATGTGCTTCTTATCTTCCTTAGTTTCCATTTTAATACCTCCTTTTTTTGATATTATCATTTTGATATTATCAAATATATAATATCATTTTTTTAGAATATGTCAAGTTTTTTTTTGTTTTTTTATTTCCTGTGAAAATCTTCCGGCAAAATCTGTTGTTTTCAGCTTTGATTTTTTTATATATTTAAATAAAAAAAGACTATATCAAAAAAATCTAAACTTTTTTGACACAATCTTTTATAAAAACTGCTGATAATAACAGAATCAGTATTTTATTCTTTTATAAGCTGTAATATCTGACCAGCTAAATAACAGGCATATCTCCTATTAGCTGTTTGAATAATATTTTTTTATTCCAGTATTTACTGTTTAATTTTATACTCTTCAAATTATATCTGACTTTATTTCAAATTGAGTGTTTTAATCCAGTCAGAAACATCCTGTGCACAATCCTGTACCGAATTTCTTGAGACAGAAAATCCATTACTGACAACCGAAGCTTTTGGCTGTAGTCTGGCTATAGTATTAACAGTATTTGAAAAACCGCTTCCTCCGTGAGTATTGAACGGAATAATTGTTTTACCGGCAAAGTCGTGTTCCTGAAAAAAGGTATACATTACCATCGGCATATCTCCCCACCAATTTGGGTAGCCTATAAAAATTGTATCGTATTCTGTAAGGTTTTCAATTTTCCCTGCCAATTCCGGTCTTGCATTTCTGTTTTGTTCTTCTTTTGCCATATCTACCAGAATCCTGTGATCTGTCGGATATGCTGTTTTCGGTTCTATTCGGAAAATATCACCGTTTGTATTTTCCTGAATTAAAGCAGCAACATACTGTGTATTCCCCAAAACTTTACCATCTATTACCACAGTACTGTTCGCCTCTTCAGCACTCATATTATCCGGCTTAGCAGTTTCCGGCACTGAAAAATAAACCACTAAAATTTTTGAACTTTTCTGAACTGCTGTTCTTTCCTTCACGAGATTTGTACTGCTGTTATTACAAGCACATAAACTAAATAAAAAAATAAAAATTATTGACATAACAGGTAATTTTTTCATAAAAATTGCTCCTTTCAGGGTTTTATCGCTAAAATATTAAACTGTTAATTGAAGTGTAGCACTTGGTGTTAACTCTAAGTCAAGCTTTTTTTTATTCTTTGTCTCTATTCTCTTCATCTTTTAAAATACATCATTATTTGGAACTTGTTTCTATTTCTGACCGCAGCTCCTCTAAAAATTTTTTACTGGTTTTTGAAAATACCTGTGATTTTTTCCATACAATATATACACTGACTTCTAACTTTGGTTCTAATGGTCTAAAACATAAAACACTGTCTCCGGTAGTATTTATTAATTTATCAAGACATAATGCGTACCCTGCCTCTTCTTCCACCATAAGTGATGCATTATAGATCAGATTATAACTGCTTACGACATTCAGACTATCCAGATCTTTTCCTACCCATTTGGAAATATCTTCCCTGACCAGCGTTTGTCTGGAACAAATAAGTGGTATATCAAGTAAATCCTGCGGCTTTATAACTGCATTTTTGGCAAGAGGAGAATCTTTTCTCATTAACAGACCCCAAATATCCGTTTTGGGAAACTTCATATATTCATATTTGCTTATATCAACAGGAGCTATTAATATTCCAAAATCCAGTAATCCCTTATCAAGCCTTTCCAGAATATCATCTGCATTTCCGCTGAATAAATGATAGCATATATACGGATGTTTTTTTTGCAGTTTCTTTGATATTTGCGCTATAATCCGCATGGCATCACTTTCACCGCCGCCTATAAAAATATCCCCGCTTATTATTTCATCAGTATCCATAATTTCTTTTTCTGATTTTTCAACTAATTCAAGGATTTCTTCTGCTCTTTTTTTTAATAAAACTCCTTCATCAGTAAGGCTTAAGTTTCTTTTCCCCCTAATAAACAGTTTTTTTCCCAGTTCTTCTTCTAATTCCATAATCTGTCTTGAAAGAGTCGGCTGAGTTATATGTAAAATCCGGGCAGCTTTTGTTATATTTTTTTCTCCTGCAACAGCAAGAAAATATCTTAAAACTCTAAGTTCCATATGTTATCCCTTCTTTGTTTCAAATAATATATAGTATATCTTTTTCTACCATACCTGTAAAGCATGGTTTTCTATTTAGAATAAGTATTTGATATGGCTGTATTTTTATTTTATAATTATTAATAACAGCAGACAGTTTATTTATACATATAAAGCTTTTTAAAAATTATAATTATAAAGGAGAGTACCGATGAATCTAAATGATTTTTTATCCCATCTCAACAGCCGGAAACCTGTAACGGCTAATTCTAAAATCCATGAATTTATGACTCAATTGAGTCAGGAAGCTATGAAAATAACTACTGTATTAAATAATTCATATCATACGCCGGAGGAAATACAGTTACTTTTTTCTAATTTAACCGGAAAACCCGTGAATAAATCATTTTCTATATTTCCGCCGTTTTACACTGACTGCGGCAAAAATATTACTATTGGTAAGAATGTATTTATTAATGCAAGCTGTCATTTTCAAGACCAAGGCGGAATCTATATAGGAGACGGCAGTT
The sequence above is drawn from the Sebaldella sp. S0638 genome and encodes:
- a CDS encoding polysaccharide deacetylase family protein; translation: MKKILIFLILAVSVLTLGDAGRILLSDKKATDKINGLKTEIAALDRQEKETNDTLMKLEHENEALRSELTEQLANKKVIYLTFDDGPTPHNTERILEILRRNNIKATFFVIGHNSDMYKKIVDEGHAIALHTYSHNYKEVYASEEAFFKDLYKIHDSVMEKTGVDAKVTRFPGGSSNAIVKKATLRKIIDRLNEEGFVYQDWNCDSTDAAGNKRPVDVLVKNATSCGATKINLLMHDSAAKTTTADALQSIIDYYRNKGYDFEELTVYSPKFQHRK
- a CDS encoding ABC transporter ATP-binding protein yields the protein MWRYAKKYKNYIFLNFLCVFSFILIELGLPTLLARIIDKGLVPKDFEVVKTTSLWMLVICFVGLAGLILLAFCGSKISTSVIRDIRDDVFSKIQEFSHEEYDDFGISYLITATTNDAFQVMTFLQMILRMGMITPLMFVSSFFMIIYKSPSLSVSVIMAVPFLLMGVILIGKFSAPLSEAQQKGLDNINTNLRENLTGLRVIRAFINEKFQEGRFEAINKTYSEISKKLFKLMAAPLPGFSFIFNIILAVVIWFGAKQIDIGQLQVGELVAFIEYIFHALFSFMLFATVFMMYPRAAVSAHRIARILDTVPRVTENENGITESTTHGYITFENVTFAYPGNSDEPILRNVSFTASPGETVAFIGSTGSGKSTLIQLIPRFYDVTKGRIIIDGTDVRDYKLSALRQKIGFIPQKALLFTGTIAENIKYGKHDATPAEIEAASKTAQALDFINQKPDKFGEFLAEGGSNMSGGQKQRLSIARAIVKKPDIYIFDDSFSALDYQTDANLRTALGDITKESTVLIVAQRVSTIMNADKILVLNEGNVVAEGTHRELLKTCDIYYDIASSQLTKEELE
- a CDS encoding ABC transporter ATP-binding protein, yielding MKKVISNLKRLGKYIKPYKGHFILSLFLTVIAVAANSLIPFMVGLAITEMASNVADMLKGIEGAGVNFPYVGKIIIITSLISLLNQLATYFSSFFMTDVVQGSMKDLRTDIDEKINRLPISYFDRNQQGNILSRITNDVDTISNAMQQSLIQIITSLLGIVLSVVMMFILSVSMTLIAILIIPLSIIISRVIIKRSQKYFKEQQNSLGNLNGYVQEAYTGFSVIKLYNKEQDTLEEFKNINHRLAGFSFKALFSSALINPLVGLVVNLSYTSMAIMGSYLVIFGTMTIGGLQAFIQYIWLINQPISQITQLTGIIQSSGAATERVFEILDEEEETPDPADTLFPETVEGNISFENVYFSYNKENKLIKNLSFEVKSGQTVAIVGPTGAGKTTLINLLMRFYDIDSGSIKIDGVDTREMKRSDVRSLFGMVLQDAWLYHASISENIRFGKLDATEYEVVDAAKTANVHHFIRTLPNGYDMVLNKEASNISQGQKQLLTIARVVIADPKFLILDEATSSVDTRLEVLIQKAMKKVMNGRTSFVIAHRLSTIRDADLILVMNQGEIVEQGTHETLLANNGLYEKLYNSQFEEDE
- a CDS encoding EFR1 family ferrodoxin (N-terminal region resembles flavodoxins. C-terminal ferrodoxin region binds two 4Fe-4S clusters.) gives rise to the protein MERKIRAVYFSPTHCTKKLTTKTAEKLSELFEAEMETMDLTLPEGRGREITLDNKDILVFGFPVYGGRIPLLLEPVIEKIKGSGNPVVIMAVYGNRDFDDAVLEARDIFTEKGFEVVSAGAFIGEHSYSKNVGTGRPDMTDIKEAEEFAVKTAEKIKTGSDGGILKVFGNKPYKERSAGIVAAPETKETCYDCMKCAKGCPVSAISFDNPRIADAEKCIHCCACVKICPVEAKYFDNEMMKNFTVMLETKFAEKKENTVFI
- a CDS encoding DinB family protein is translated as MFSVNNDWNPKQARLRSIIKKEGDFQEAMDICLSLHSIVHMPEVSENGEYSFLEEVLTDVSDDGFKNYSSSYKGRTMAYNIWHITRIEDICANILIAGGDQVINTDNWLKKSGSIITDTGNALTAEEIAEFSKAINKEELMNYRAAVGKKTREIIRNLTYKDMKRKMDEDALQRILDEKSVSEKEEAVWLVEFWGKKTVAGLLLLPITRHHVMHINDCLKIKKKIK
- the nadR gene encoding multifunctional transcriptional regulator/nicotinamide-nucleotide adenylyltransferase/ribosylnicotinamide kinase NadR gives rise to the protein MGKTGVIIGKFLPLHLGHVNFINRSSTKTDKLIVVVCHSSRDKKLCEEYGIPEITVKDRLRWLHTIYQDLGHIEIRSLDESEIPAYPHGWKEFTGLLKETVPEKIDFIFSGEPSYDSFFKDLLSEAEHVLIDPERTEHKISGTQIRENPYKNWEYLPAVVRPFFCRKVVLIGTESCGKTTLTKFLAKAFNTSWAEEYGRNYVYEECGGSEDNLKYEDYIKIAMHQKKLEDEAVRYSNKIVFIDTEAIVTQFYCKLYEGCEDPAINEIIKRQNYDLWLYLENDVQWVEDGLRKNGSDEERNKGKQILAELLKKHNIADKIKFISGNYEERLNKALRVIKEEFPYI